A region from the Salvia splendens isolate huo1 unplaced genomic scaffold, SspV2 ctg232, whole genome shotgun sequence genome encodes:
- the LOC121789408 gene encoding peroxisome biogenesis protein 2-like yields MDRQILASSSSSTSGNSANPPPPEDAWFNTYLKLIPQWQSVHTEMIPVEISRVNQVDAGRLDVEMSAMLKEQLVKVFSLLKPGMLFQYEPELDAFLEFLIWRFSIWVDKPTPGNALMNLRYRDERAVEPRVKVRMGLEGPGLTVSQKIWYCIATVGGQYIWARLQSFSAFRRWGDTEQRSLARRGWFILQRIEGFYKAASFGNLLIFLLTGRYRSLTERALRARLVYGSPNMNRSVSFEYMNRQLVWNEFSEMLLLLLPLLNSSSLRKVLRPFSKDKSSNSEGDDALCPICQTTPTTPFLALPCQHRYCYYCLRTRCASMSFRCSRCSEPVVAMQRHGDCVSSET; encoded by the exons ATGGATAGACAAATCCTAGCTTCGTCGTCTTCGTCTACCAGCGGTAATTCTGCCAATCCTCCTCCGCCGGAGGATGCGTGGTTCAACACTTATCTGAAGCTAATTCCTCAATGGCAATCTGTTCACACG GAGATGATCCCAGTTGAAATATCTAGAGTTAATCAGGTAGATGCTGGAAGGCTTGACGTTGAAATGTCAGCCATGTTAAAAGAACAGTTGGTTAAAGTTTTTTCTTTACTGAAG CCAGGAATGCTATTCCAATACGAGCCTGAACTCGATGCATTTCTTGAGTTTCTTATATGGCGATTTTCAATATGGGTTGATAAGCCTACACCTGGTAATGCTCTCATGAACTTGAGGTATAGGGATGAACGTGCAGTTGAGCCAAGGGTAAAAG TTAGAATGGGGCTGGAGGGGCCAGGATTAACTGTTTCACAGAAGATCTGGTACTGTATAGCTACTGTTGGTGGTCAGTATATTTGGGCCCGACTTCAATCATTTTCTGCTTTCCGTAGATGGGGTGACACTGAGCAG AGATCACTAGCTCGTCGGGGTTGGTTTATCTTACAACGTATAGAAGGATTTTATAAAGCTGCATCCTTTGGAAACCTGCTCATATTCCTTTTGACAGGAAG GTATAGGAGTCTTACTGAGAGAGCCTTACGAGCGAGACTTGTCTATGGAAGTCCTAATATGAATCGATCTGTGAGCTTTGAGTACATGAACCGGCAGCTAGTGTGGAATGAATTTTCG GAAATGTTGTTGCTGCTTCTTCCACTTCTCAATTCGTCGTCTCTCAGAAAAGTTCTCCGTCCATTCTCAAAAGATAAGTCTTCAAACTCAGAAGGGGATGATGCTTTATGCCCCATTTGCCAGACAACTCCAACCACTCCATTTTTAGCTCTTCCGTGCCAGCACAG GTATTGCTACTATTGTCTTCGAACAAGATGCGCATCCATGTCTTTCCGGTGCTCCAGGTGTAGCGAACCCGTTGTTGCAATGCAACGACATGGGGACTGTGTCTCCAGTGAAACTTGA